One Psilocybe cubensis strain MGC-MH-2018 chromosome 9, whole genome shotgun sequence genomic window, ACTCGATAGAACTACCGAGTGACTCCGAATACTCATCCAAAGTGTTGATGTACTCAGATAATTCGAGTCATCGACTCCCATCAATAATTTTAACTACAAGAGTTGGATTGTCAATCCAAACCTGCGCATAAATTGTGGTGCTCGACATATTTTCGACGCATCATGTGGGCATGAATCAAAGTTGACGGCTCGTTCTTCTTGTCTGTGCTAGTGCACCCATCAATTTTCCGTCTTTCTCCGCACACTTCATAGATGGTCACCTGGTCGCTGGCACAAAGGCAAGGATTCTTGATTTCTCCGAGGCATACAGTTGAGCCATTGACTCCTTCATTTCATGGCCGGTGGAGCAATAGAAAGGTATCTTGAGACTACAAAGGAGAAATTGGTGTGATATTCCTTGGCCTTAAACTGTTTTATGATCACGCAGTCACCATAATCTTTTCGCTAACGGCCTTTTTTCTGCATAAATATAGGATACCCTAACATATAAATTCCCTAGTGTAGGCAATAAACAGCCAACGCAACCTTGTTACAGAGCTGCTTTTACTGTTAACTAGTCTAACGATGATCGGGGAACTCTTTACTATCACCCTCGTCCTTGCCATAGTGACAGTGACCTGGGCTGATTTGTCACCACCCAAACCCTCTGCAGCATGGGTATGTACTCTACCATTATGTTCACAACGATTGAATAATATCTCTCTACCTTTCAGCCTTTCGATGTAACCGAAATCAAGGCACCAGATGGCTCTATAACTGCAAAGTTTGTCTCTCTAGGTGCAACGCTTACAGAACTTTGGGTAAAGGATAGAGAAGGAAAATTCAGGGACGTGGTCTTAGGATACGATGATAATGTAAGTCGAGAATGGGATTTTAGGAACCCCGTAAAACGACTGACAACTATGCAGTCGCAGCTACTCACTGACCCCGCGCATCCTGTGTTCAATGCAATCGTTGGGAGGTAAGCTACATGTCATGACTGTGATATTACCGACACTGAGCCTATTTTAGATACGCAAATCGGATTAAGAACGGTTAATTTCTCTACCAATACCTCGAAATAGACTATTTATCTCGTCATCGACAGGAACGTTCTCCATCCCCATATCTAAGAACCCAGACCCAAACGCACCGAACACCTACCATATCCCAACCAATGACCAAAACGGTTAGTCACGCGCTCTCGAAGATTATCCGAATATTTACATTGTTCATAGGGCAGGTTTGTCGTCCCAAAATTAACCAGTTGAAACCGCATAGCTGAAGGATTGTACGCGGCTCTTGCAGGTGACGCTTCATGGGGGCATTGTGGGGTGGGATCGTCGTAACTGGACCATTGTAGAGAAGACTCCATCCAGCGTCACGTACAAACATGTCGACAACGCAGATGAAGGATTCCCTGGAGATGTCACCGTCTTTGTGAGGATTTTTGACTTAGCCTGAGAAATACGCTGCTTCATACTAATCTCAATCTTCACAGGCTACTCATACAGTTTCCAACGGAGGCATCCTACGGACCAAGCTACGAGCAACAGCATCGCAAAAGGTAAGTTTTtttataatatatatatatcgaCTCGCATGAGCTCACGGTTCGTTAGACTCCGATTATGTTGACCCAACACGTATACTGGAACCTTGATGCTTTCCAGCAGGGAAGCAATGACATTTTCAACCATGAGCTGAGACTCGACGCGTCTCGCTACATCGAGCTCGATGATATTGCTATTCCTACAGGAAGATTCACAGATGTTAAAGGAACACCGCTTGATTTTACAAAACAGCAGAAAATTGGTGCAAGATGGAATGAAACTGTTGATTTATGTGGCTCTGGTGCGTGATCATACGGTACATGTATATTTGTTGATGCTTATAACTTCATGTTCCGCGTATCAAATTTATAGGATGCCAAGGGTACAATGGCGGATTTGTGTTCGATCGACCAGACCAAAAGACAAGCAAAGTCTCTCTCCAGAGCCAATTGTCTGGCATCAAGTAAGATTTTCTCCACGGTATCAATCCCATGGTCGATTCCGATGAAGTTGACGATATGATAGAGTGGATATCTCCACGGACCAGCCTGTTGTGGTGGTTTACACTTCATATTGGTTGAATGTACCTCGCAAGGCTATTCACGGTGGGCCATCTCTTAATTATGGTCCAGAAGCCGCAGTAGCTTTGGAGCAACAAGGATATATTGCGGCCATAAACACACCGGAGTGGCATGTAGACCAAATATGTGAGTCTAATGTCTAGATACATCCAAGCGGATACGATTCTTCTCATCGACGTTGATATATAATATATGACTGACGGGGAtgccttttttttgctcagaTTACCCTGGGAGAGAGTTCAATTGGAATACAGAGTACAAGTTTTCCACGATTTAATTTCGATCTGGAAAGCTGAAAGACTTCTTGTCGCTGATGTCCTTTCTACGTCATGTACAAATGTATAATTCCAATGGTCACTGTCTGATGTTATTCTCACTGGAATTTATGGAAGATGCTATCAGTTTGCTCCGCATGGCAAGCCGTCCGTTTTCGCGCCCTTGTACGCCTATTCTTAAACTCGACATTGGAGGACCTGCCCGCATAATTCTAAGGCTTCTTAAAACTTAACCGTCCTAGGCCGTGGACCTAACGAGCAATCTGTCTAATGTAGGCAACATCGTAGCATTTTGACGTCCGGTATGACGTCTGAGACTCGAACAGCTAGGAAGTGGTTAACCACCTTCTAAGCTTCGATTTTGACTTCAGCTACTATAGAGTGACAATTTGAAATCGGCTGACATTTTAGTTCCAGCAACCAATAACAAATCAAACGCGTTTCCCCAACGTGTGACTGGACGCAAATCCAACAGAATCTAGCCCATTTGAGTGCCTTTTCTATTTCCTGTTTGGCCAAGCTACTCCAAAATTGTCGAGTCGTCGACTGTCCACGAGCTTCCTCGCGACTTTTGGCCACCAGTAGAGAGAAAATTTGGCATATCGACCAATCATCGTGCGGGGTGTGTATACACAAATACGCGAAGTCTTTGGCGTTGATTCCATATTCTTGGAGGCTCCACTTTGTGCCGGAATCCGTTCCGCTCCTTTCGTCCATTTCATTGCCATCATACGAACATCGGTACACATCGTGCTCTTTTCAAATTTTCTCCTATTTCCAAGCACGAAAACGGGCAAAAGGTTGCCTATGATAGTAACCGTTGAACCGTACTGAACTGAGGACGAAATTGGGCCTGTGGTGACGTACAATCCTTGAAATATCCTCCTTTCCAtatctcctcgtcttcgtGACTTTCACGCTACCcctttccccctcttcttcatcttgtCCTGGGTGCATTGGAGGGAGGCCCACTTACCCCTGAGCCATGGATGCCGAGCTCACCCAACAAACCTTCAACGCTATTGCGAGGGATTTGTGAGTGTCTGTGCTTGCAATCGTACATGGGTTGAAGGCTGATTCGACGTCGTGTTTGTAGAATGGCCGCCAAAATGTTTTCTCTGGCATCCTGTGGTGAGCTAAGTCCCCCTTCATGAGCTGTGGAATACCCCTAACCTGTAGCCCCTATGCGGTGCAGTGATGCTGTTCTACGATATCGCTCTGACatttggagaagaagtcGAGAGAATATGGATGCGGCCATTTTCCCTGTTCACTATCCTTTGGTTTGGGGTGAGCTTCTTGAAAATCGAACGAGTGCTGCGTTGCAATTTGCTAAGCAAATATCAAGAATCGATATATTACCCCTTTGGCGTATATTGTGATCATCGTTTGTGAGTAGTCTCGCAGAAGTTAGCGCAGGGGAAATATTCATGTCGTTGTATAGCGTTCCATGACCCAAGCTGGAGTAAAGAAGTCTGCGATCGTTATGTGCTCTTCCCTGAAGCGTTAAAAACCGTGACAACCTTCATTATCGGTGGTCAGTGTCCCTTTCATTTCTCATAATGGTCATTCTACGCTCACTCTGCACGCGCACGCGTTTCCTCGATACCAGCTGTCTTCATCACTCGAGTCTATGCAATATACTCTCGGAAGATGTGGGTTTTGGTATTTGGTGTCTTTCTATTGGTGGTGGAATTAGGGCTGAAGATCGTGAGTGTTTAACTTACTCATTGAACTAAATGTCTTAATAATTCGGCTTAGTGGTCATTTACCGATGGTGTTTCACTTGATCTCCCTCCAGGTAAGGTCTATCCGCACCAAAACTTTACTCAGCTGATTTGCGCAATTTTACAGGTCTGGTGGGTTGCATCCTGACCGGAAAGCATCATATGTGAGTCTCCTCATTTCATGCCTAGCCTTATTAAACTGAAAAGATATTCACAGGCGAATGGCGTTTACATGGATTGCAGAACTGATCTTTGGTGACTGCATTCCATAAAAATTACAACGGTTGGCTGATCATCTGGCTTGAATAGATACTGTAATGTTCTTCATGACGTTCTGGAGGACAGCCAGGTTCAACCAACAAATGCACGGCAATTCATTATCGCTTTATAAGCTTATTCTGCGAGACGGTGTGTGCAGGAAAGGGAATATCGGAATAGGCGATTAACATGGATTGTACAGGGGTCGTATACTTTGGTGTAATTTTTATCGCGAACCTGGCTACAACTTTGATTTACCTCGTGAGTGTTAATGTTTTTAAAACGGAAAGGCGGACTTGGCTTACACCGTAGTTTACCAGCTTGCACCTGTCAGTAACATTTTTTCGATCAGCTTTCATGAAATGGTTTATTCATTCGTTCTTGCAGCCAAACTTGAAAGCCATCAATGCGAGCTTCAGCACACTGTGAGTACTGGCAGAATGCTTGGATGTATGATATTTTATGGAATTTCTCCAGAATAACCAGCTTAATGGTCTCCCGGTTGATTCTTAATCTCCGACATGCAGGGTCTGTAAGAGAAATTAGAATGGAGAGTTCCCGCCAGCCTGACGGGAGGTGGACATACGAGGTTTATGATGGAAGGCCAGAGACGGGTGAGTGGTCAATTGTACAAGGAGAACGTCACTTATTAATACATGGTCCTCTTATACAGAAGTCGACAACATCAGCGACCTTTTTACCGCTCGAAGAAGCGCTGTGGCATCCAATGCCTCTCTCAACGCTGCAAAGTAATAAATTTGTAGGATCTAGTTTGCATTCAACTCTGTATCTCTTCGTATATCCCAGCCGGACACTAGGTCGTCCGGCCATACCACTGCAATCCGCAACGACAATACCAATCCAGTCCTTTCATTCAAAGAAGCCAACCCATGGACAGATTTTCATTTACTGAAAAATATTAATCTCGGGCTCGCTGCAAGATACCCAAGAAGCATCTTCACAGTTACGTGGTTAACTGGGTGAGGTGCCGCAGGGTGGTGATCGGCGTTGGATTTCAAAAGTTTGAGAGGAGATACGCTCAGGAATTGTTCAAGAATTTTGTTCAGTTTTTTAACCCGTTTAAGGGTGAATTTTGAGAGATATCAGAGAAAAGCAGTCTACAAGCAGTCTACGTTTGAGGCAAGCCGCAAGGTTGCCATTTTTGAGCGTGTCAAGTCAGCGAAGGTCGTAGCCAAGCAAGTACAAACAATACTACTTTTCGTGCTCATTCAAAAATTGAGGTTATAACCCAGACACTATATCCAATGGCTTCATCGTGAGTTTATCTAGACGTACTACCGTTTCATACTGGTTTTTAATCGACTTGTGAAGAGTACCAAAAACATCATGGGCCGACGATGTCGAGGAGCCAGGCAAGTTGGGAGAGGCTTCCTTCTTGATGAAATATCTGATCAATAAACACCAGAGTTGCCCAAAAACGAGGAATTCGTGGATGAAAACGGAGTCAGGACTACCATTGAATATGCTTTCAACGAGGAAGGAAAGATTGTCAAAGTACATGTTGATGtattcttctttttgatCTGCACTAAAGGATGATTTCAGACTACCCGACGAACAAAACGCACCCTCCAAAAGTCTGTGGTTGATCATGCTGTCGCCGAAAGGCAGAAGTGGGCGAAGTTTGGGTTGGAGAAAAACAACAAACCAGGGCCAGATAGGGCGACAACAACCGTTGGAGAAAACGTTGTTTTGAAGTTGAGCGCCGGAAACAAAGTGAGCAGAACGTTTGATGGATGCAAGCCTTGCGCTGACGGTCCCGAAGCATGCGGAAACTGAACAGGCTCCGGAAGAAGCTATGAAGAATAAGGTCAAGGCCGCCGGAGCTGGAAAAGTCTCCTGTCGTCTGTGCAAAGGAGACCATTTCACGGCCAAGTGTCCTTACAAAGATACTTTGGGTGGTCTTGAAAACACTGGTTCGCTTtgtcactttttttttctcgatACTGTCTGACACTTACTTCAAGATACTGGAGCGGGCCCAGACGACGATACAGGAGCGGGTCCCGACAtctcagcaccagcagccGTTGGAGGTAAATACGTCCCTCCCTCAATGCGTGGTGCAGCCGGTGGTGCCCGTGGACCGGGAGAATCAATGCGTGGCGCAGGAGGCAACCGTGACGACCTTCCTACCTTGCGTGTTACCA contains:
- a CDS encoding putative aldose 1-epimerase (putative aldose 1-epimerase ARB_05372), which encodes MIGELFTITLVLAIVTVTWADLSPPKPSAAWPFDVTEIKAPDGSITAKFVSLGATLTELWVKDREGKFRDVVLGYDDNSQLLTDPAHPVFNAIVGRYANRIKNGTFSIPISKNPDPNAPNTYHIPTNDQNEKTPSSVTYKHVDNADEGFPGDVTVFATHTVSNGGILRTKLRATASQKTPIMLTQHVYWNLDAFQQGSNDIFNHELRLDASRYIELDDIAIPTGRFTDVKGTPLDFTKQQKIGARWNETVDLCGSGCQGYNGGFVFDRPDQKTSKVSLQSQLSGIKVDISTDQPVVVVYTSYWLNVPRKAIHGGPSLNYGPEAAVALEQQGYIAAINTPEWHVDQIYYPGREFNWNTEYKFSTI
- a CDS encoding Eukaryotic translation initiation factor 3 subunit G yields the protein MVSRLILNLRHAGSVREIRMESSRQPDGRWTYEVYDGRPETEVDNISDLFTARRSAVASNASLNAAKVNFERYQRKAVYKQSTFEASRKVAIFERVKSAKVVAKQLPKNEEFVDENGVRTTIEYAFNEEGKIVKTTRRTKRTLQKSVVDHAVAERQKWAKFGLEKNNKPGPDRATTTVGENVVLKLSAGNKHAETEQAPEEAMKNKVKAAGAGKVSCRLCKGDHFTAKCPYKDTLGGLENTDTGAGPDDDTGAGPDISAPAAVGGKYVPPSMRGAAGGARGPGESMRGAGGNRDDLPTLRVTNISEDTQENDLRELFGVFGRVARVYVGRDRETGAGKGFAFVSFEDKANAQKAIDKVHGRGYDNLILSVQWSQPRPDGR